Proteins from a genomic interval of Demetria terragena DSM 11295:
- a CDS encoding glycosyltransferase family 2 protein, whose product MGDQKARPKIGVVILHMGDRPDEFQRAMADVLKQEGVDLDVVVVGNGWRPTNLPDGVRGHFLPKNVGIPEGRNVGARAVSGDYIFYLDDDASIVKTDVLARLATAIEARDKVALVQPRLSDPVTDQAPRRWVPRLIVGRGIGRAGRVAVFSEGVVLIRRSAFEEVGGWPGQFFFGHEGIEVAWQLTHRGWTMWYDPTISVHHPYTEASRHPTHFFTNARNRVWVARRNLPAVLIPPYLMSWAGITAARTRDLDSMRTWASGFAAGVREPAGQRRVISWRTVATLIRIGRPPVV is encoded by the coding sequence GTGGGCGATCAAAAGGCGCGGCCAAAGATCGGTGTTGTGATCCTTCATATGGGGGATCGGCCCGATGAATTTCAGCGTGCGATGGCCGACGTGCTCAAGCAAGAAGGCGTCGACCTCGACGTGGTCGTCGTCGGCAACGGATGGCGGCCGACCAATCTGCCGGATGGTGTCCGCGGCCACTTCCTGCCTAAGAACGTTGGAATTCCCGAAGGGCGCAACGTCGGGGCGCGTGCGGTCAGCGGGGACTACATCTTCTACCTCGACGACGATGCGTCGATCGTGAAGACAGACGTCCTGGCAAGACTGGCGACGGCCATCGAGGCACGCGACAAGGTGGCCCTCGTGCAGCCGCGATTGAGTGACCCGGTGACGGACCAGGCGCCGAGACGCTGGGTACCGCGCCTGATCGTGGGTCGAGGCATTGGTCGCGCCGGCCGAGTGGCCGTCTTCTCCGAAGGGGTCGTGCTGATCCGCCGGAGCGCCTTCGAGGAAGTTGGGGGATGGCCGGGGCAGTTCTTTTTCGGGCACGAAGGGATCGAGGTCGCCTGGCAACTCACCCATCGCGGATGGACGATGTGGTACGACCCCACGATCTCGGTGCACCACCCGTACACCGAGGCGAGTCGGCACCCAACACACTTCTTCACCAACGCGCGTAATCGGGTCTGGGTCGCGCGTCGCAACCTTCCCGCGGTGCTGATCCCGCCCTACCTGATGTCCTGGGCAGGCATCACCGCTGCACGAACTCGTGACCTCGACTCCATGCGGACGTGGGCCAGCGGCTTCGCCGCCGGGGTGCGTGAGCCTGCCGGTCAGCGGCGGGTCATCTCGTGGCGAACGGTCGCCACGCTGATTCGTATCGGTCGGCCACCGGTCGTCTGA